One segment of Rubripirellula amarantea DNA contains the following:
- a CDS encoding redoxin domain-containing protein, protein MSNASFVFAIIALCFSIAWPPSVAIAEDPSAKSETTGITIGDSMPVFKLPGVDGKSYASSDFDDSKMMLVIFTCNHCPTAQAYEARIKKLHQDYSDRGLALVAITPNHPAAVRLDELGYSDLGDSFEDTQKRAQEAGFEFPYLYDGDTQTIAKAFGAIATPHAFLFDHDRKLRYAGRIDNGEVTPVTKDDLRNAIESLINGTTIESPLTRVFGCSLKWAYKTEDAVNAVKEWNQEPVTLTKLDEAGLKELVRNDTDKYRLINLWATWCGPCIEELPDFVEIHRMYRRRPFEMVTISLDQFADFDVAHERLKEAHASMTNYFSVVHDRDEFAELFDAKWPGPVPYTILIAPGGEIVYRHEDTIDALQVRREIVNRIGRTYAEK, encoded by the coding sequence ATGTCCAACGCTTCTTTCGTTTTCGCGATTATTGCGCTTTGCTTCTCGATTGCTTGGCCGCCTTCGGTTGCAATTGCCGAAGATCCATCGGCCAAGTCGGAGACAACCGGGATCACGATAGGCGATTCGATGCCGGTCTTTAAGCTTCCTGGGGTGGATGGAAAGTCCTACGCCTCGAGTGACTTCGACGACTCGAAAATGATGTTGGTCATCTTCACTTGTAATCATTGTCCGACCGCTCAAGCTTACGAAGCACGCATCAAGAAACTGCATCAGGATTACAGCGACCGCGGTTTAGCATTGGTCGCGATCACACCGAATCATCCTGCGGCAGTGAGATTGGATGAACTAGGTTATTCCGATTTGGGCGACTCGTTTGAGGACACCCAGAAACGTGCCCAAGAAGCGGGGTTTGAATTTCCGTATCTCTATGATGGCGATACACAAACCATCGCGAAGGCGTTTGGTGCGATCGCTACGCCGCACGCATTTTTATTCGATCATGATCGCAAGCTTCGCTACGCCGGACGCATCGACAATGGTGAAGTAACGCCGGTCACCAAGGACGATCTTCGAAACGCAATTGAGTCCTTGATTAACGGCACAACGATCGAGTCTCCGCTGACTCGCGTTTTTGGGTGCTCATTGAAATGGGCTTACAAGACTGAAGACGCTGTCAATGCGGTGAAAGAATGGAACCAAGAGCCCGTCACACTTACGAAACTAGACGAAGCGGGTCTAAAGGAGTTAGTCCGCAACGATACCGACAAGTATCGCTTAATCAATTTATGGGCCACATGGTGCGGTCCTTGCATCGAGGAACTTCCTGACTTCGTCGAAATTCACCGTATGTATCGACGTCGTCCTTTTGAGATGGTCACCATTTCGCTCGATCAATTCGCAGACTTCGATGTCGCGCACGAGCGGTTGAAAGAGGCTCATGCTTCGATGACGAACTATTTTTCGGTGGTCCATGACCGAGATGAATTCGCTGAGTTATTTGATGCGAAATGGCCAGGCCCCGTTCCTTACACCATCCTGATCGCGCCAGGCGGCGAGATCGTGTATCGGCATGAAGACACGATCGACGCCTTGCAAGTGCGTCGCGAGATTGTCAATCGCATCGGGCGAACCTATGCGGAAAAGTGA
- a CDS encoding SOS response-associated peptidase → MCGRINLKTAPSSWAQLFLPNLPMDEAVAELPPRYNIAPTQTIAAVVAHDSGWRATTFRWGLVPSWADDLSIGNRMINARSETAHEKPSFKRALANRRCLIPVDGYYEWKKVSNGKQPYYIHSSCDRPLALAGLWESNSKASPEGPIKTCTIMTTSANDFAKSVHDRMPVIIDPSDFSKWLDPDVDAIEEISPMLRPANDDALAMRPVSRYVNNARNEGPQCLDPSEEE, encoded by the coding sequence TTGTGCGGACGCATCAACCTGAAAACCGCGCCCTCATCTTGGGCTCAGTTGTTCTTGCCCAACTTACCGATGGACGAAGCGGTTGCGGAATTACCGCCGCGATACAACATCGCACCTACTCAAACGATTGCCGCCGTAGTCGCACACGATAGTGGTTGGCGAGCGACGACCTTTCGATGGGGGCTTGTCCCATCATGGGCGGATGACTTGTCAATTGGCAACCGAATGATCAACGCGCGTAGTGAGACAGCTCATGAGAAACCTTCGTTCAAACGAGCGCTCGCGAATCGTCGATGTCTAATTCCGGTGGACGGTTACTATGAATGGAAGAAAGTCAGCAACGGGAAACAACCGTACTACATTCATTCTTCATGCGATCGTCCGCTGGCTTTGGCGGGACTTTGGGAATCCAATTCCAAAGCGTCACCCGAGGGGCCAATCAAGACATGTACGATCATGACAACGTCAGCAAACGACTTTGCGAAAAGTGTTCATGACCGTATGCCCGTGATCATTGATCCGAGCGATTTTTCGAAATGGCTAGACCCTGATGTTGATGCCATTGAAGAAATATCGCCTATGCTTCGCCCAGCAAACGACGACGCATTGGCGATGCGTCCGGTGTCTCGTTATGTCAACAATGCCCGCAACGAAGGTCCGCAATGTCTAGACCCTAGTGAAGAAGAGTGA
- a CDS encoding TrkH family potassium uptake protein, whose protein sequence is MSFSLPFAYPWLAERTFLEPASEFEYAGFRGLLFSMAICCILGGILRFLGRGSRGSHLFQKEAMAIVGLSWVLATILGALPYYLSGTSIGPDSSMTFIEAMFESQSGFSTTGATVLTDLETPELVPHCILFWRSWTHFLGGLGIVVLFVAILGQGSAGKAMMRAEMPGPTKEGSMPRMQHTALVFAAIYVALNAILTAIYMLEGMTLFDGLCHAFGTMATGGFSTYNASHGQFDSAIIDYTTILFMIAAGTNFTLLYLTLIGGPKRLLADVEFRTFIGIIFLVTVGVVFFGMRAGDYRFDNIFDALRFGLFQVVSIITTTGYGTADFDGWNNFGRGILLMIMFIGGCAGSTGGGLKVIRHILFYKILVHEIEHAHRPRVVRFIRIGGSNVDDPAIARGILVYFSMILAIFVVSWLALITLEPNSTWGVDDSYTTQEAAAAGMTDTLDEKLLDCASAVIATLNNIGPGVGVVGATQNYAGFSQGAKLLFVWLMMLGRVEIFSVLVLIFPTFWRRV, encoded by the coding sequence ATGAGCTTCTCGCTGCCGTTTGCTTATCCCTGGCTTGCTGAACGCACGTTTTTAGAACCCGCGTCTGAATTTGAGTACGCGGGCTTTCGCGGGCTGCTTTTCAGTATGGCGATCTGTTGCATCTTGGGCGGGATACTGCGTTTCTTGGGACGCGGATCACGGGGAAGTCATTTGTTTCAAAAGGAAGCGATGGCCATCGTGGGACTCAGTTGGGTTCTGGCGACCATTTTAGGTGCCCTCCCCTATTACTTGAGCGGAACTTCGATCGGCCCCGATTCATCGATGACTTTCATTGAAGCCATGTTTGAATCGCAGTCGGGGTTTAGCACCACTGGCGCCACGGTGCTGACTGATTTAGAGACACCCGAGCTTGTTCCGCACTGTATTCTCTTTTGGCGATCATGGACACACTTTTTGGGTGGGCTAGGCATCGTTGTGTTGTTCGTTGCGATCTTGGGTCAGGGCTCGGCTGGAAAGGCTATGATGCGTGCCGAAATGCCGGGACCCACTAAAGAGGGAAGTATGCCGCGGATGCAGCATACTGCTTTAGTATTTGCCGCCATCTATGTCGCACTCAACGCAATCTTGACGGCAATTTACATGCTCGAAGGCATGACGCTGTTCGATGGTTTGTGCCATGCATTTGGCACAATGGCAACGGGCGGGTTTAGCACCTACAACGCCAGTCACGGGCAATTCGATAGCGCGATCATCGACTACACCACGATCTTGTTCATGATTGCCGCTGGCACCAACTTTACGCTGTTGTACCTAACGTTGATCGGTGGTCCCAAACGTTTGCTCGCCGACGTGGAATTCAGAACCTTTATCGGGATCATCTTTCTAGTCACGGTCGGAGTCGTATTTTTCGGAATGCGTGCAGGCGATTACCGCTTCGACAATATCTTTGACGCACTCCGGTTCGGGCTTTTCCAAGTCGTTTCCATTATCACCACCACCGGTTATGGGACAGCAGACTTTGATGGTTGGAACAACTTTGGTCGAGGCATCTTGTTGATGATCATGTTTATCGGCGGATGTGCAGGCAGCACGGGCGGCGGATTGAAAGTGATCCGTCACATCTTGTTCTATAAGATTCTGGTGCATGAGATTGAACACGCTCACCGACCTCGTGTTGTGCGTTTCATTCGCATCGGCGGATCCAATGTCGATGACCCAGCCATCGCTCGCGGGATACTCGTTTACTTTTCGATGATTTTGGCCATCTTTGTGGTTTCATGGCTGGCGTTGATCACGCTTGAACCCAACAGCACGTGGGGAGTCGACGACAGCTACACCACTCAAGAAGCAGCGGCGGCGGGCATGACCGATACGCTCGACGAAAAGTTGCTTGATTGCGCCAGTGCCGTGATTGCAACGCTCAATAACATCGGCCCCGGAGTCGGTGTCGTGGGAGCCACGCAGAACTACGCAGGCTTTAGTCAGGGCGCAAAATTACTGTTTGTTTGGTTGATGATGCTCGGACGAGTGGAAATTTTCAGTGTTCTGGTACTGATTTTTCCAACTTTCTGGCGACGGGTTTAG
- a CDS encoding NfeD family protein, protein MSSTTSPLTFQLRATMARLACLACMLMCWIFEPQVACSQILKQDQPAGRKAVIIPLHEDINPLSGGILQRKFDQAIAAGAEVVIFDINSPGGRVDVTFELMDMLLEAKSVETVAMIERDAISGAALFSLACDKIIMLPGARLGDAGVIVLGPSGEFRYAEAKSRSMVAQKARDTARATGRPEVLAEKMTDKDMIVFKATNKVTGESRYFSDKEWETLEDGDQWTRGKQIREGGKEMFFIANGERLLEFGIADQTFNDRSELGELLNVRTPIEVLTPTWAESIARILNNGWVTFFLITIGLIAIAIELSAPGISVGGLTSLLCFSLFFWSRFAAGTSGWLEVTLFALGLIFIACEFFVIPGFGIAGLGGIVLTLGSLVMASQRFLIPSTADQLSGLGYDVLTVLGAFVGFLVAAVVLANYIGEIPGLSRLTLQPPVVMETSTGIGRDQSSQAAQPGWQRVSIGDVGRASGPLRPSGRILVEDYLVDVVTEGDFVDADSEVRVIAKQGAKVIVREV, encoded by the coding sequence ATGTCATCAACAACATCTCCCCTGACGTTTCAACTCCGAGCAACGATGGCTCGGTTGGCATGTCTTGCGTGCATGCTGATGTGTTGGATATTTGAGCCTCAAGTTGCGTGCTCGCAGATTCTGAAACAAGATCAGCCGGCGGGCCGCAAAGCCGTGATCATTCCCCTGCACGAAGACATCAATCCGCTCAGCGGTGGCATTTTGCAGCGGAAGTTTGACCAGGCCATCGCTGCGGGTGCCGAGGTGGTGATCTTCGATATCAATTCACCGGGCGGGCGAGTGGATGTGACGTTCGAGCTGATGGACATGCTACTTGAAGCAAAGAGCGTCGAGACCGTCGCGATGATCGAGCGAGACGCAATTAGCGGCGCGGCATTGTTCTCCCTTGCATGCGACAAAATCATCATGCTGCCCGGTGCTCGACTGGGTGATGCCGGAGTGATTGTGCTGGGGCCTAGTGGTGAATTTCGCTACGCCGAAGCCAAGAGTCGTAGCATGGTTGCTCAGAAGGCTCGCGACACCGCTCGGGCAACTGGACGTCCGGAAGTCTTGGCCGAAAAGATGACGGACAAAGACATGATTGTCTTCAAAGCCACGAACAAGGTTACGGGTGAGTCCCGATACTTTTCAGACAAAGAGTGGGAAACGCTTGAAGACGGCGACCAATGGACGCGCGGAAAACAAATCCGTGAAGGTGGCAAAGAGATGTTCTTCATTGCCAATGGCGAGCGGTTATTGGAGTTCGGTATTGCGGATCAAACCTTCAATGATCGCAGTGAACTTGGCGAATTACTTAATGTTCGAACTCCGATCGAGGTGCTTACTCCCACGTGGGCGGAATCGATTGCGAGGATTCTTAACAACGGTTGGGTCACCTTCTTTTTGATCACGATTGGACTTATCGCGATCGCAATCGAGCTTAGTGCTCCTGGGATCAGCGTTGGTGGTTTGACCTCGCTGCTTTGCTTTAGTCTTTTCTTCTGGAGTCGGTTTGCGGCGGGCACGTCTGGATGGCTTGAGGTAACACTGTTTGCATTGGGGCTCATTTTCATCGCGTGCGAATTCTTTGTGATACCGGGTTTTGGCATCGCTGGCCTTGGCGGAATCGTGCTCACACTGGGTTCACTGGTGATGGCCTCGCAGCGTTTCCTGATACCTTCCACTGCCGATCAATTGTCAGGCTTAGGCTATGACGTTCTAACGGTTCTAGGTGCGTTCGTCGGCTTCTTGGTCGCCGCGGTGGTGCTGGCCAACTACATTGGCGAGATCCCAGGCTTAAGCCGGCTGACCTTACAACCACCGGTGGTGATGGAAACGTCAACCGGAATTGGCCGTGATCAAAGCTCGCAGGCTGCTCAGCCCGGTTGGCAACGCGTTTCGATTGGCGACGTCGGTCGAGCCTCTGGACCGCTGCGACCCAGCGGACGCATTCTTGTCGAAGACTATCTGGTTGATGTCGTTACCGAAGGAGACTTCGTCGATGCCGATTCCGAAGTCCGGGTGATCGCTAAGCAAGGTGCAAAGGTGATTGTGCGAGAGGTCTGA
- a CDS encoding NINE protein, giving the protein MQPHTYSERTAHYQEVAPTHPVLMGYVFWLLGFVGAHRFYFGKPLTGVLWFFTGGLFLVGWIVDFFFIPAMAEEAERRFPPGRVDYTVAWLLQLFLGIFGIHRIYMGKLFTGILYMLTGGLFGIGYIYDTLTLNDQIAEINVADRPTTWM; this is encoded by the coding sequence ATGCAACCCCATACTTATTCTGAACGCACAGCTCATTACCAAGAAGTCGCACCGACTCATCCGGTGTTGATGGGATACGTGTTCTGGTTGTTGGGGTTTGTGGGAGCGCACCGCTTCTACTTTGGCAAACCGCTTACCGGAGTGTTGTGGTTTTTCACCGGCGGTTTGTTCTTGGTGGGTTGGATTGTCGACTTCTTTTTCATACCCGCCATGGCCGAAGAAGCAGAACGCAGATTTCCGCCGGGTCGAGTGGACTACACGGTTGCTTGGTTGTTGCAGCTATTCTTGGGCATCTTCGGAATCCATCGCATCTACATGGGCAAGCTGTTCACCGGCATCTTGTACATGCTTACCGGAGGCCTCTTCGGCATTGGCTACATCTACGACACGCTCACCCTGAACGACCAAATCGCTGAGATCAACGTGGCGGACAGGCCGACAACGTGGATGTAG
- a CDS encoding error-prone DNA polymerase, with product MRYVELHCKSNFSFLEGASHPDELVERAARLGYEGLALTDRESVAGVVRGLAPAKESGLQYIVGTEIHPTDAPPMVLWPTDRAAYGRMCRLISRGRLRAEKGQCELRWADVVEMNDGIIAGLVPPMPGPRRMSRISDTTSRPIRPASLSRFLRTKFRDVFGDRGYLMCELHLGVDDQLAIERLRRLSVSNDVPLVAAGNVHYHTASRMLLHDTVTAIRRGQTIGGVHEARFTNSQRHLRSLEEIAECYRDVPHAIARTLEIAARCDFTLDQLRYEYPEEIAPPGMTLIEHLRRLTWEGAKQRWPGGVPEKVLDQIRHEMRLIEELHYEAYFLTVWDIVRFARERSILCQGRGSAANSAVCYCLGVTNVDPSQTDLLFERFVSKERAEAPDIDVDFEHQRREEVLQYLYEKYGRDRAGMTAVVTTYRTKSAVREVGKVLGINADCIDTIAKVGSDAGEMPDRCRASGLDPESALGQRFVYLVSTLKGFPRHLSQHVGGMVMTAGSLCELCPVENASMEGRTVIQWNKDDLDELGILKVDVLALGMLSAIRRCLALVKTHHGNALSLSTIPQDDQPTYDMICRADTLGVFQIESRAQMSMLPRLRPRCFYDLVIEVSIVRPGPIQGNMVHPFLKARENPSAVSYPNEAIRGVLEKTLGVPIFQEQAMRLAVVAAGFTPGEADQLRRAMAAWRRPGVIDNFRIKLIEGMASRGLRGEFAEQVFNQIRGFGEYGFPESHAASFALLVYASCYLKRHYPAAFCAALLNSQPMGFYAPAQLVDDAKKHGVRIRGVDVNHSHAEATLEPDPDSKQPAVRLGLSSIRGLPRLAAQGIVDERTARGAFTSMEEMARRCRMGKSVLAILADADALGSLAGDRRAAVWQSLGREEDPNSQPLFGDDLDDEVIPNELLPMTPLEEVHADYEMTGLSLKAHPISFVREELDAQRCVKAAELAGLRDGRHVRVAGLVLMRQRPGTAKGITFITIEDETGSINLVMFAAVWKRFFRIARTSNAWLVDGKLENRQGVIHVIVGRIADMTSEVEGLTLKSRDFH from the coding sequence ATGCGTTACGTCGAACTGCACTGCAAAAGTAATTTCTCATTTCTCGAGGGTGCTTCCCATCCTGATGAGTTGGTCGAACGAGCTGCCCGGCTCGGTTACGAAGGCCTTGCGCTGACCGACCGCGAATCCGTTGCTGGAGTCGTACGTGGCTTGGCACCAGCCAAGGAATCGGGACTGCAGTACATCGTTGGTACCGAAATTCATCCCACTGACGCACCACCGATGGTGCTTTGGCCAACCGACCGCGCCGCCTACGGCCGAATGTGTCGCTTGATTTCCCGCGGTCGCCTACGTGCCGAGAAAGGTCAGTGTGAATTGCGTTGGGCCGATGTGGTCGAGATGAACGACGGCATCATCGCTGGTTTGGTTCCGCCCATGCCGGGCCCCCGTCGCATGTCAAGAATATCGGACACCACATCACGCCCGATTCGCCCGGCATCGCTTTCGCGATTCTTAAGAACAAAGTTTCGCGATGTGTTTGGTGACCGCGGATACCTGATGTGTGAATTGCATCTCGGCGTAGACGATCAATTAGCGATCGAACGACTGCGCCGACTTTCCGTTAGCAACGACGTGCCTTTGGTTGCAGCGGGAAATGTCCATTATCACACCGCTTCGCGAATGTTGCTGCATGACACGGTCACAGCAATCCGACGGGGACAAACAATTGGCGGCGTTCACGAAGCGAGATTCACTAACAGCCAACGCCATTTGCGCAGCCTTGAAGAGATCGCAGAGTGTTATCGCGATGTTCCGCACGCGATCGCTCGTACACTTGAAATCGCTGCTCGATGTGATTTCACGCTTGACCAATTACGTTACGAGTATCCCGAGGAAATCGCACCGCCGGGCATGACATTGATCGAGCATTTACGTCGGTTGACATGGGAGGGCGCTAAACAACGTTGGCCGGGCGGAGTTCCCGAAAAGGTCCTCGATCAGATTCGCCATGAAATGCGACTGATTGAAGAATTGCATTACGAGGCGTACTTCCTAACGGTCTGGGACATTGTCCGATTTGCGCGCGAGCGAAGCATTTTGTGCCAGGGTCGTGGTTCGGCTGCGAACTCAGCGGTTTGTTATTGCTTAGGCGTGACCAACGTGGACCCTAGCCAAACCGATCTGCTGTTCGAACGGTTCGTTTCGAAAGAACGAGCCGAGGCACCCGACATTGACGTTGATTTCGAGCATCAACGTCGCGAGGAAGTGTTGCAATATCTTTATGAAAAGTACGGTCGTGATCGTGCAGGCATGACTGCGGTAGTGACAACCTATCGCACCAAGAGTGCTGTTCGCGAAGTCGGCAAGGTGTTGGGAATCAACGCTGATTGCATCGACACGATCGCGAAAGTGGGCAGCGATGCAGGCGAGATGCCCGATCGTTGCCGTGCCAGTGGTCTCGATCCCGAATCAGCTTTAGGCCAACGCTTTGTCTATCTTGTTTCCACCCTCAAAGGATTTCCTCGTCACCTGTCGCAACATGTCGGTGGGATGGTGATGACGGCGGGCAGCTTGTGCGAATTGTGTCCTGTGGAAAACGCATCGATGGAAGGCCGAACCGTCATTCAATGGAACAAAGACGACCTGGATGAACTTGGCATTCTTAAAGTCGATGTTTTGGCATTAGGCATGTTGTCGGCAATTCGACGTTGTTTGGCACTAGTCAAAACGCATCACGGCAACGCGTTATCATTATCGACGATTCCCCAAGACGACCAACCGACTTACGACATGATTTGTCGTGCGGATACCTTGGGCGTTTTTCAAATCGAAAGTCGGGCTCAAATGAGTATGTTGCCTCGACTTCGTCCCCGTTGCTTCTACGACTTGGTGATCGAAGTTTCCATCGTCAGACCCGGTCCTATTCAGGGCAACATGGTCCACCCGTTTCTCAAAGCGAGAGAAAATCCATCGGCAGTGTCTTATCCCAACGAGGCAATTCGTGGCGTTCTTGAAAAGACACTTGGTGTTCCCATCTTCCAAGAACAGGCGATGCGATTGGCCGTGGTGGCCGCGGGCTTCACGCCGGGCGAAGCCGACCAGTTGCGACGAGCGATGGCAGCTTGGCGACGACCAGGTGTGATCGACAACTTTCGCATCAAGTTGATCGAAGGCATGGCGTCACGCGGACTGCGAGGCGAGTTTGCAGAGCAAGTGTTCAATCAGATCCGCGGATTTGGTGAGTATGGTTTCCCCGAATCGCATGCGGCCAGTTTCGCGTTGTTGGTCTATGCGTCGTGCTATTTGAAACGCCACTACCCGGCAGCGTTTTGCGCGGCATTACTGAACAGCCAGCCGATGGGATTTTACGCTCCGGCGCAGTTGGTTGACGATGCAAAGAAGCACGGGGTGAGGATCCGAGGCGTTGACGTGAACCACAGCCACGCCGAGGCAACGTTGGAACCAGATCCCGATTCCAAACAACCCGCAGTTCGACTGGGGCTATCCTCGATTCGCGGACTACCGCGTTTGGCGGCACAGGGAATCGTGGATGAACGTACGGCCAGGGGAGCGTTCACGAGCATGGAAGAGATGGCGCGGCGATGCAGGATGGGCAAATCGGTGTTGGCGATTCTTGCCGACGCTGACGCTTTAGGTTCTCTCGCAGGCGATCGCCGAGCAGCGGTTTGGCAATCGCTCGGGCGTGAAGAAGATCCCAACTCGCAGCCGCTCTTTGGCGATGACTTGGACGATGAAGTGATTCCGAACGAGCTGTTACCAATGACACCTTTAGAGGAAGTACATGCAGATTACGAGATGACAGGGCTGAGCCTAAAGGCGCACCCGATATCATTTGTTCGCGAAGAGCTCGACGCCCAACGTTGCGTCAAGGCAGCGGAACTTGCCGGTCTTCGCGATGGGCGACATGTTCGTGTAGCTGGTTTAGTCTTGATGCGTCAACGCCCCGGCACCGCCAAGGGAATCACCTTCATCACGATCGAAGACGAAACCGGATCGATCAACCTTGTTATGTTTGCCGCGGTTTGGAAACGGTTTTTCCGCATTGCTCGTACGAGCAATGCATGGCTAGTCGATGGTAAACTCGAAAACCGCCAAGGCGTGATTCATGTGATCGTGGGACGGATCGCCGACATGACTTCCGAAGTCGAAGGCCTGACACTGAAGAGCCGCGACTTTCACTAA
- the lpxB gene encoding lipid-A-disaccharide synthase, which translates to MGKTVFFSVGEPSGDQHAAKLIERLCRLDHSIGVRGFGGPAMISAGCQVDVDLTEHAVVGLLEVLPKLRQFFRFADQAEEIFKSGNVDAVMLVDFPGFNWHIAKRAKRYGIPVHYYCPPQLWAWAPWRIRKMRRTVDHVLSVLPFEHEYFQSRGVKSTFVGHPFFDAVAHTKLDSQLLASLHHRRDQGQSLVAVLPGSRTHEVERNWPLMLQAIRRLHADYPAARFLVASYRDRQCLWCRDQMTPSDASLPIDFFVGKTSEVIEAADCAMMVSGSVSLELMARRTPAAVIYRVGRFLHAVGRHLIQVDSLTLPNLMAGRTIFPEFVSVGNEGPAVDFLTESVGAMLGDRFYFQSLLRDLDGLRAQYARPGATDNAARWVQQSLQSNLAGPSGLENSRAA; encoded by the coding sequence ATGGGAAAAACCGTATTCTTCTCCGTTGGCGAACCAAGCGGCGATCAGCACGCCGCCAAACTGATTGAGCGACTTTGTCGCCTTGATCATTCGATTGGCGTCCGTGGATTTGGCGGGCCCGCGATGATATCGGCGGGATGCCAAGTGGATGTCGACCTGACCGAACACGCGGTCGTGGGATTGCTTGAAGTGCTGCCCAAGCTGCGACAATTCTTTCGCTTCGCCGATCAAGCCGAAGAAATCTTTAAGTCGGGCAACGTGGACGCGGTCATGCTGGTCGATTTTCCAGGATTCAACTGGCACATCGCTAAGCGAGCCAAGCGTTATGGCATTCCTGTGCATTACTATTGCCCGCCGCAACTTTGGGCATGGGCACCTTGGCGTATCCGAAAGATGCGAAGGACCGTCGATCATGTCCTGTCGGTGCTGCCGTTTGAACATGAATACTTTCAAAGTCGTGGCGTCAAATCCACCTTCGTGGGTCATCCGTTTTTTGATGCCGTTGCACACACCAAGCTGGATTCTCAGCTCCTCGCGTCGCTTCATCATCGCCGCGATCAAGGTCAATCGCTTGTTGCTGTCCTGCCCGGTTCACGCACTCACGAAGTAGAACGAAACTGGCCGTTGATGTTGCAGGCGATTCGACGCCTTCATGCCGATTATCCCGCCGCCCGTTTCTTGGTTGCCTCTTATCGTGATCGCCAGTGCTTGTGGTGCCGCGATCAAATGACGCCATCGGACGCCTCGCTTCCCATTGACTTCTTTGTTGGAAAGACCAGCGAGGTCATAGAAGCGGCCGATTGTGCGATGATGGTTAGCGGAAGTGTTAGCTTGGAATTGATGGCTCGCCGGACTCCCGCAGCCGTGATCTACCGAGTCGGCCGATTCCTTCATGCGGTGGGTCGCCACCTCATACAAGTCGATAGCCTGACGCTTCCCAACCTGATGGCGGGCCGGACAATATTCCCCGAATTCGTTTCGGTTGGAAATGAGGGCCCAGCGGTCGATTTCTTGACCGAGTCAGTCGGTGCGATGCTAGGCGACCGATTCTATTTTCAGTCGCTGCTGCGAGATCTGGACGGTTTGCGAGCTCAATACGCTAGACCCGGCGCCACCGATAATGCGGCTCGATGGGTCCAGCAAAGTTTGCAGTCGAATCTTGCTGGTCCATCAGGGCTCGAGAACTCTCGAGCGGCATAG
- a CDS encoding cupin domain-containing protein, whose protein sequence is MKRKPTLVHLPDLQAVACPCGIARRAFEQQDDFPGTVHLTEITENAQTHYHREHTEVYVILDCQPDAAMELDGKLHPVRPNSAILIPTGVRHRAVGRMTAIIICSPHFDPNDEFFD, encoded by the coding sequence GTGAAACGCAAACCAACTCTGGTTCACTTACCAGATCTGCAAGCGGTTGCGTGTCCTTGCGGCATTGCTCGGCGGGCCTTTGAACAACAAGATGACTTCCCCGGCACCGTACACCTGACGGAAATCACCGAAAACGCTCAAACGCATTACCACCGTGAACACACCGAAGTTTACGTCATCTTGGATTGCCAGCCTGACGCTGCCATGGAACTCGACGGCAAACTCCACCCAGTCCGCCCCAATTCCGCAATCTTGATTCCCACCGGTGTCCGCCATCGTGCCGTCGGACGCATGACAGCAATCATCATCTGCTCACCCCACTTTGATCCCAACGATGAATTCTTCGACTGA